GCTGGCGTTGCTGTTGGCCATGTGACGGGGAGATTCCTGCTGAATTCGTGCCGGGATGTGACAGGATGTGGCTTGGAAACACAAGCCTGAAATCTACCCGAAACCGGGGTACAAAGCAACTGGGAATGCTCAGCGCAACATATTGAAAATCAACGACTTACAAAACCATGAAAACCCCGGTCGACGCCTGTTCCTCAGCGCCGCAGCATCCAGCGGAGTCTGGCGATCGGCGCGCGTGACGGATCGCGGTTGAGCGACCGCAGCAACTCCGGTTCGAGCAGGGTCAGTTCCTGCATCCAGGCATGGGTTTTCACCATGACCACCAGCGTGCCGTCCTGTTGCAGCAACAGGGGTTCCGTCACGCCCGCGATCTGTACGCCCACCAGATGGGGCCACTCCGGAATGACCGAGGCCTGCGCGACACGGTCGGTGAGCCCGGCCTTTTCGAGCACCGAGGCCACCACGTCGCCCATGGCGCTCAGCGGCCGGCGACCGCCACGATCACGGCGAGGGGGCATGGAGGGGAGCTCCTCTGGAGTTCAGGATGCCGCGGCGCTGGTGGCGCCATGCAGCACGCCGTCCTGCATCGTGCGGCGTTCCAGTCGTGTGTAGGCGTCGGGGATGTCCTCTTCGCGCGGGACGGCCAGCAACACCTGTGAGGCGCCGGTCTCGTGAAGCAGATCGAGCACCCGGGCCGCACGTCCCAGGTCCAATTCGGCGAACGGATCGTCGAGCAGCAACAGGGGGGTGTGGCCGAGTGCCTCGCGCAACGTCAGCAGTTCGAGCAGACGCAGGGCGATGGCGGCACTGCGTTGCTGACCGGCCGATCCGAACGTCCGCAGATCGCGTCCGCCGAGGGTGAGCACCAGGTCGTCGCGATGCGGGCCCACGAGGGTGACGCCCCGCCGGAGTTCCGTGGCCCGCTGCTGGGCAAACGCGCGGGTGAGCGCCTCGGTCTGCGTGGCGGCATCTCCAATCGATGCCGGACTCGCTGCATCGATCGCTCCGGCG
The window above is part of the Gemmatimonas aurantiaca genome. Proteins encoded here:
- a CDS encoding DciA family protein, giving the protein MPPRRDRGGRRPLSAMGDVVASVLEKAGLTDRVAQASVIPEWPHLVGVQIAGVTEPLLLQQDGTLVVMVKTHAWMQELTLLEPELLRSLNRDPSRAPIARLRWMLRR